The Deltaproteobacteria bacterium genome includes a window with the following:
- a CDS encoding class I SAM-dependent methyltransferase: MVQADDHEKKAGALLDASLASGSASALLQVAIAGSHRVAADKARDKYRHPLETLSFFGVKDNMTVVEVWPGRGGWYTDILAPFLKERGTYYAAGFDPDSSVEFMRNGAKSYKEKLAGNAAVFGSVKETVLSSPTLVDIAPAGSADMVLTFRNVHNWMANDQAANVFTVMFKALKPGGILGVVEHRGNPATPQDPKAASGYVNEDVVIKMAEAAGFKLEGKSEINANPKDTKDYPQGVWTLSPVLRLKEVDKEKYLAIGESDRMTLKFVKPTK, translated from the coding sequence GTGGTCCAGGCTGACGATCATGAGAAAAAAGCTGGAGCCCTACTCGATGCCTCTCTCGCATCGGGATCAGCTTCGGCGCTTCTACAAGTTGCCATTGCTGGCAGTCATCGTGTAGCGGCGGATAAAGCGCGTGATAAATATCGTCACCCGCTCGAAACGCTCAGTTTCTTTGGTGTCAAAGACAACATGACGGTCGTTGAAGTCTGGCCGGGACGTGGTGGCTGGTACACCGATATTCTTGCGCCGTTCCTGAAAGAGCGTGGCACCTATTACGCTGCAGGTTTTGATCCAGACTCGAGTGTGGAATTCATGCGTAATGGCGCGAAGAGTTATAAAGAAAAGCTGGCTGGCAATGCCGCCGTTTTTGGCAGTGTCAAAGAGACTGTTCTATCGTCTCCCACTCTCGTCGACATTGCTCCAGCAGGCTCGGCGGACATGGTGTTGACGTTTCGCAACGTACATAACTGGATGGCTAACGACCAAGCCGCCAACGTCTTCACCGTGATGTTCAAAGCGTTAAAGCCAGGTGGCATTCTTGGCGTAGTTGAGCATCGTGGCAATCCAGCGACGCCGCAAGACCCTAAGGCTGCCTCTGGCTATGTGAATGAAGACGTCGTGATCAAAATGGCCGAGGCGGCTGGATTCAAGCTCGAAGGGAAATCCGAGATCAACGCCAACCCCAAAGACACCAAAGATTATCCGCAGGGTGTATGGACATTGTCCCCTGTGCTGCGCTTAAAAGAGGTTGACAAGGAGAAGTATCTCGCGATCGGCGAGAGCGACCGCATGACGTTGAAGTTTGTGAAGCCGACGAAATAA
- a CDS encoding 4,5-dioxygenase has translation MPISGFHVHVYFDPATRNTALEVRDGLAERFDVELGRIHEKPLGPHPKSMYQVKFAPSEFGALVQWLMIHHQGLDALIHPETGDDVADHTVNALWLGEKLELNIEFLRKFAAKVKEGGKAA, from the coding sequence ATGCCGATTTCAGGCTTCCATGTCCATGTCTACTTTGATCCGGCGACACGGAACACTGCCTTGGAGGTGCGTGACGGCTTAGCCGAACGCTTCGATGTGGAACTGGGACGTATTCACGAAAAACCGCTCGGCCCTCATCCGAAATCGATGTATCAAGTGAAGTTTGCACCGAGTGAGTTCGGCGCGTTAGTCCAGTGGTTGATGATTCATCACCAAGGGTTAGATGCGCTCATTCACCCGGAGACTGGCGATGATGTTGCTGATCACACTGTAAACGCGTTGTGGCTTGGCGAGAAGCTTGAATTGAACATTGAGTTTTTACGAAAATTTGCAGCAAAAGTGAAAGAAGGAGGAAAGGCAGCATGA
- a CDS encoding uracil-DNA glycosylase, whose translation MATLATLQRRIVNCTQCERLISHCRRVAQEKVKRYRDQEYWGKPIPSFGDPQAQLLIIGLAPAAHGGNRTGRIFTGDRSGDWLYGALYDAGFASQPTSVHKDDGLVLNDCYITAAVHCAPPDNKPTPEEFAACRPYLLQELTILRRVRVVVALGQIAFAAYLTARRELGFSLPAPLPRFGHDAHFMLDNVLLIGSYHPSQQNTFTGRLTHDMFAAVFQRAKTTISSTLC comes from the coding sequence TTGGCAACCCTGGCCACATTACAACGTCGGATTGTGAACTGCACTCAATGCGAGCGACTGATTTCCCATTGCCGACGAGTGGCCCAAGAAAAAGTCAAACGCTACCGCGACCAGGAGTATTGGGGCAAGCCGATTCCGAGCTTTGGTGATCCGCAAGCACAGTTGCTTATCATCGGTCTTGCTCCAGCGGCTCACGGAGGGAACAGAACGGGCCGTATCTTTACTGGTGACCGCAGCGGCGATTGGCTTTATGGTGCTCTCTATGATGCAGGTTTTGCCAGTCAGCCAACCTCGGTGCATAAAGATGATGGCTTGGTATTGAACGACTGTTACATCACCGCCGCGGTCCATTGTGCTCCGCCGGACAATAAGCCGACACCGGAAGAATTTGCCGCATGTCGACCATACCTGTTACAAGAACTGACGATACTGCGTCGGGTCCGTGTGGTGGTTGCGCTTGGTCAGATTGCCTTTGCTGCTTATCTAACCGCGCGTCGTGAATTAGGTTTTTCTCTTCCTGCGCCACTTCCGCGCTTTGGTCATGACGCCCATTTCATGCTCGATAACGTTCTTTTGATCGGCTCTTACCACCCCAGTCAGCAGAACACCTTTACTGGTCGTTTGACGCATGACATGTTTGCCGCAGTTTTTCAGCGAGCAAAAACGACTATTTCTTCGACCCTTTGCTAA
- a CDS encoding formylglycine-generating enzyme family protein translates to MGKLPRGDQFDATRCNSEESGLKDTSPVGIFLTGASPYGCLDMSGNVWEWCEDWFDEHCYQYQQGPERNLRGPESGEYRVVRGGSWANEARNVRVANRNRNEPGNRNDNIGFRCAQ, encoded by the coding sequence TTGGGAAAACTACCACGGGGAGATCAATTTGATGCAACGAGGTGTAATAGTGAAGAGTCCGGACTAAAGGATACTTCACCTGTGGGTATCTTTTTAACCGGCGCATCTCCATACGGCTGTCTGGATATGAGCGGGAATGTGTGGGAGTGGTGTGAGGACTGGTTTGATGAACACTGTTACCAATACCAACAAGGGCCAGAGCGAAACTTGCGAGGGCCAGAGTCTGGTGAATATAGAGTTGTGCGCGGCGGCTCGTGGGCTAACGAAGCCAGGAACGTACGCGTAGCCAACCGCAACAGGAACGAGCCAGGCAACAGGAACGACAACATTGGATTTCGCTGTGCCCAATAG
- a CDS encoding methyltransferase domain-containing protein translates to MSHEWNAGEYERLADPMTRWGGQVLERLQLNGDETVMDGGCGTGRVTEQLLAKLPRGKVIGVDFSSQMIEQAKERFAKEPRVTLYVGDLTTFTPPEPIDAILSTATFHWIKDHDKLFAQLAKILKPGGQLVAQCGGATNIAGVMAAIAEITHAPSYAAAFSGWAGPWLYATPEETKTRLERVGCTGIHTWLNPEPTVLTSREHLADYLQTIVLGQHLLRLPPDQHRPLAEAVSDAIIRRAGQPLIDYVRLNIVARRAA, encoded by the coding sequence ATGTCACACGAATGGAACGCTGGTGAATATGAACGCTTAGCCGACCCGATGACCCGTTGGGGTGGGCAGGTATTGGAACGATTACAACTCAATGGTGATGAAACCGTCATGGACGGTGGCTGCGGGACTGGCCGTGTGACTGAGCAACTACTGGCCAAACTGCCACGTGGCAAAGTGATTGGGGTCGACTTTTCTTCGCAGATGATCGAACAAGCTAAAGAACGCTTTGCCAAAGAACCACGGGTGACATTGTACGTTGGCGATTTGACGACGTTCACTCCACCAGAACCGATCGACGCGATTCTCTCAACCGCAACCTTCCACTGGATCAAAGATCACGACAAGTTATTCGCACAGCTCGCCAAGATCTTAAAGCCTGGTGGCCAACTCGTCGCGCAATGCGGCGGAGCCACCAACATTGCTGGAGTGATGGCAGCGATTGCTGAGATAACACATGCACCAAGCTATGCAGCAGCATTCTCCGGCTGGGCTGGTCCGTGGCTGTATGCAACGCCTGAGGAAACGAAAACACGGCTGGAGCGTGTCGGATGCACCGGCATTCATACCTGGCTGAACCCAGAGCCAACTGTACTCACTTCACGTGAGCACCTCGCTGATTATCTGCAAACCATCGTCCTTGGTCAGCATCTACTGCGTCTTCCGCCAGACCAACATCGTCCGTTGGCTGAGGCAGTCTCCGACGCAATCATCCGTCGCGCAGGGCAACCTTTGATCGATTACGTACGGTTGAACATCGTTGCGCGGCGAGCGGCATAA
- a CDS encoding alpha/beta hydrolase: MALDAFKMMGEQMAKAGNDLKALRGVMEGASVFPSAGETKCTPVSAGGVPAEWIAGPGAADDRVILYVHGGGYVMGSINTHREVVARLSKASGARGLALEYRLAPEHPFPAPVEDATAAYRWLLSQNIKPSNIVVAGDSAGGGLTVATLLAIRDAKLPLPAAGVCISPWVDMEGTGESMKTRAKADPVVQKEGLLGMAQLYLGGKDPKSPLAAPLHADLKGLPPLLIQVGDAETLLDDSTRLADKAKKAGVKVELEVWPEMPHVWHLFAPFLPEGQQAIEKIGKYVRQITA, translated from the coding sequence ATGGCCCTGGATGCGTTCAAGATGATGGGTGAGCAAATGGCGAAGGCCGGGAATGATCTCAAAGCGTTACGTGGAGTCATGGAGGGGGCATCTGTTTTCCCCTCGGCTGGAGAAACAAAGTGCACTCCCGTCAGTGCTGGTGGCGTGCCGGCTGAATGGATTGCCGGTCCTGGCGCGGCTGATGACCGCGTGATTCTGTATGTGCACGGTGGTGGGTATGTCATGGGGTCGATCAACACTCACCGTGAGGTGGTAGCACGTTTGTCGAAAGCCTCGGGCGCACGTGGCTTGGCGTTAGAGTACCGTCTCGCTCCAGAACATCCGTTTCCAGCCCCGGTCGAAGATGCCACCGCCGCGTATCGGTGGTTGCTGTCGCAAAACATCAAACCCTCCAACATTGTCGTGGCTGGTGACTCGGCTGGTGGAGGACTAACCGTCGCAACGCTTCTCGCCATCCGCGATGCGAAGTTGCCGCTTCCTGCGGCGGGTGTGTGCATTTCGCCGTGGGTAGATATGGAAGGCACTGGCGAGTCGATGAAAACGCGTGCGAAGGCTGATCCGGTCGTACAAAAGGAAGGCCTGCTTGGCATGGCACAACTCTACCTGGGTGGCAAAGACCCGAAATCACCACTCGCAGCGCCGTTGCACGCGGACCTCAAAGGACTGCCACCACTATTGATTCAAGTGGGTGACGCAGAAACGTTGCTTGATGATTCCACGCGTCTGGCTGACAAAGCCAAGAAAGCTGGCGTGAAAGTCGAGTTAGAAGTGTGGCCCGAAATGCCGCATGTGTGGCATCTGTTCGCGCCGTTCCTACCTGAAGGGCAACAAGCGATCGAGAAGATCGGTAAGTACGTGCGGCAGATTACCGCGTAA
- the bphC gene encoding biphenyl-2,3-diol 1,2-dioxygenase translates to MERVTQFGYLGISVSDINAWEQFATQTLGLQVAQRENDGTLLLRMDEYHHRFLIHPTGKDDAAYFGWEVTDEHALKGMAEQLKAAGVEVRKGTPEEAAARRVVDLSCFKDPSGNPSEVFYGPLMAYNSPFHSPRQISGFVTGNQGLGHMVVTMDNLEQSVHFYRDVLGMRISDYVHVVRPSGEKLHLAFFHCNPRHHTIAFYGAPNPQRRLNHLMLQAQSLDDVGSTFYLCQDQGIAISRGLGRHTNDHMMSFYMRSPSGFEVEYGWGGRVVDDSTWQVQHHTSGSMWGHRPLSR, encoded by the coding sequence ATGGAACGGGTTACACAGTTTGGCTATCTCGGCATTAGCGTCAGCGATATTAACGCGTGGGAGCAATTCGCCACACAAACATTAGGGCTGCAAGTCGCCCAACGAGAAAACGACGGCACCCTGCTCCTCCGCATGGATGAATATCACCATCGGTTTCTCATTCATCCGACCGGAAAAGATGACGCTGCGTATTTCGGTTGGGAGGTGACCGACGAACACGCGCTGAAAGGGATGGCTGAACAACTCAAAGCCGCAGGTGTCGAAGTACGCAAAGGCACCCCTGAAGAAGCAGCGGCGCGGCGCGTGGTGGATCTGAGTTGCTTCAAAGACCCGAGTGGAAACCCATCAGAAGTCTTCTACGGCCCTTTAATGGCCTATAACTCTCCATTTCACTCACCGCGCCAAATCTCTGGCTTTGTTACTGGCAATCAAGGCTTAGGCCACATGGTGGTCACGATGGATAACCTCGAACAGAGCGTCCATTTCTATCGGGATGTCCTCGGCATGCGCATTAGTGACTATGTGCATGTCGTCCGTCCCAGTGGCGAAAAGCTACATCTCGCCTTCTTCCACTGTAACCCACGGCACCACACGATTGCGTTCTACGGCGCGCCGAACCCACAACGCCGACTGAATCACCTCATGTTACAAGCCCAATCGCTGGATGATGTCGGCTCGACGTTTTACCTCTGCCAAGACCAGGGGATCGCGATCAGTCGCGGGCTCGGTCGACATACGAACGATCACATGATGTCGTTCTATATGCGCTCACCGTCCGGCTTTGAAGTCGAATATGGGTGGGGCGGACGTGTGGTCGATGACAGCACCTGGCAGGTGCAACATCACACGTCAGGGAGTATGTGGGGACATCGGCCGCTCAGCCGATAG
- a CDS encoding CbbQ/NirQ/NorQ/GpvN family protein: MSQVQQTTEAPYYLSIGDEIDIFRAAYACRLPVLLKGPTGCGKTRFVEFMAHTISMERGAAGKDAVPGNIITVACHEDLTGSDLVGRYLIKGDDTVWIDGPLTQAARLGTVCYLDEVVEARKDTIVLIHPLTDHRRILPIDKKGEILEAHSDFLLVISYNPGYQSILKDLKHSTRQRFVTIEFTYPPRDKEAQVISHESGLELDIALDLARLGEKVRYLKASGLEEGVSTRLLIYAGQLIHRGVPARRACSVAVSRSLTDDVDSQRAIDEVINAIFP, from the coding sequence ATGAGCCAAGTTCAGCAGACAACTGAAGCGCCATATTACCTCTCAATCGGTGACGAGATCGACATTTTCCGCGCCGCCTATGCCTGTCGGTTGCCGGTGCTCCTCAAAGGCCCGACCGGCTGTGGCAAAACTCGTTTTGTCGAATTTATGGCCCACACGATCAGCATGGAACGCGGGGCCGCCGGAAAAGATGCGGTGCCAGGCAACATTATCACTGTGGCTTGCCATGAAGATCTCACCGGAAGTGACTTGGTTGGTCGCTATTTGATCAAAGGCGACGATACCGTGTGGATCGACGGACCACTCACGCAAGCCGCACGTCTTGGTACCGTGTGTTATCTGGATGAAGTGGTCGAAGCACGGAAAGACACCATCGTTTTGATTCACCCGCTGACCGATCATCGACGCATTCTCCCAATCGACAAGAAAGGCGAGATTCTCGAAGCGCACTCAGATTTCTTGCTCGTCATCTCGTACAACCCAGGGTATCAGAGCATTTTGAAAGATCTGAAACATTCGACACGGCAGCGTTTTGTCACGATTGAGTTTACCTATCCGCCACGCGACAAAGAGGCACAGGTCATTTCCCATGAAAGCGGCCTTGAGCTTGATATCGCTCTCGACCTCGCACGCCTCGGTGAGAAAGTCCGCTACTTGAAAGCGAGCGGGTTAGAAGAAGGGGTCAGCACCCGGTTACTGATTTATGCTGGTCAACTGATTCATCGCGGCGTACCGGCACGCCGTGCGTGCTCTGTCGCCGTATCCCGCTCGTTGACCGATGATGTCGACTCACAGCGAGCAATCGACGAAGTGATCAACGCGATTTTTCCGTAG
- a CDS encoding tetratricopeptide repeat protein, with protein sequence MTARFCSQCGAKTVPDARFCASCGTALSGSGKMASATQTATSASWRTQLPGLTVLASYLLIGTGLWFGVLRTQPFPTVGASASGPAVGGKQDLPQNHPPVTLPEEVRKRIAEFADQAKEKPKDLSTWKSLAEMQFRASQIEASYRSAALESFKHVLELAPDDPDALKGVGNIHYDFEEHAKAIDYYKRYLTQKPDDSGVRTDLGTMYLYSNSFDQAIGEYQTVIAKNPDFFQAYFNLGVAYNEKGEKGKSLEALNKAKSLTTDQAVRDRIDQFLAQISAPVSPSVAQAPPTPPPPAQVATVQVDPSLSPFQQAVEKVLRGANIMGERINRIEWTSATEARVLLQNFPMSGMPPQVRAGLVGRLQTKILEAREAAGVSAAGKIELIDLDSQQVMETLNS encoded by the coding sequence ATGACTGCACGCTTTTGTTCACAATGTGGAGCGAAAACTGTTCCTGACGCCCGCTTCTGCGCATCCTGTGGTACGGCGCTCTCCGGTTCAGGCAAAATGGCATCGGCTACTCAGACGGCGACCTCCGCATCCTGGCGCACTCAGCTTCCAGGACTCACGGTGCTCGCGTCGTATTTGCTGATTGGTACTGGCTTATGGTTTGGTGTGTTGCGTACCCAACCGTTCCCCACTGTCGGAGCTTCTGCGAGCGGACCTGCGGTTGGCGGCAAACAAGATCTACCACAGAACCATCCACCAGTAACTCTCCCAGAGGAGGTTCGCAAACGCATCGCTGAATTTGCCGATCAGGCAAAAGAGAAGCCCAAAGACCTGAGCACGTGGAAATCACTGGCAGAGATGCAATTCCGAGCTTCACAAATCGAAGCAAGCTATCGTAGTGCGGCACTCGAATCGTTCAAACACGTACTTGAACTTGCCCCTGATGATCCCGATGCTCTCAAAGGGGTTGGAAACATTCATTACGACTTCGAAGAACACGCCAAAGCTATCGATTACTACAAACGCTACCTTACCCAGAAGCCCGATGATTCAGGTGTCCGCACCGATCTCGGCACTATGTACCTCTACAGCAACAGTTTCGATCAAGCGATCGGCGAGTATCAGACAGTCATTGCCAAGAACCCGGATTTTTTCCAGGCGTATTTCAACCTTGGCGTCGCCTACAACGAGAAAGGCGAGAAAGGAAAGTCACTTGAGGCGCTCAATAAGGCAAAGAGTCTAACGACCGATCAAGCTGTGCGTGACCGCATCGATCAGTTCTTAGCGCAGATCAGCGCTCCGGTGTCACCGTCCGTCGCGCAAGCACCACCAACACCCCCGCCACCAGCACAAGTTGCGACGGTACAGGTTGACCCGTCGTTGTCCCCCTTTCAACAGGCCGTCGAGAAAGTTCTCCGTGGGGCGAACATTATGGGCGAACGCATTAACCGCATCGAATGGACGTCCGCCACAGAAGCACGAGTACTGTTGCAGAATTTCCCCATGTCAGGTATGCCTCCGCAAGTTCGCGCCGGACTGGTAGGTCGATTGCAAACAAAAATCCTTGAAGCACGCGAAGCCGCCGGGGTCAGCGCCGCTGGAAAGATTGAGCTGATCGACCTCGATTCTCAACAAGTGATGGAGACTTTGAACTCATGA
- a CDS encoding DUF4332 domain-containing protein, with product MFYLIQHLWLCLILAAILGAVIMWLLRHALMTDRVSEVQAAWQLRWNGLEREHLQIAKELQEALRRASLVPGLETELAKLQTNYQTLSDRHVALDADWKRKCDTLENDWRGKVTTIEKERTDLQRQLQAQVQERDTLKVNLNECGRQRTALEEEGVTAQAQLADWARRFAALEHDVSNAKAHVVTLTSERDRLQQETRTVTEQSQAAEGTFRQRVTTFEQECEQLKTQLAKATASESEWRGKWQESEGKHSGAQQQIAGLMTRVEAMTTLEAKYKAAEERLGGDIERIEGIGPAFGQRLRAAGIAWVVDLLDQCCTPEGRTQVAEKTNFTPQQLLTWANMADLLRLPGMTPDWAELLHAAGVETVKELKQRVPENLQKKMAEVNAAAERRISPAVPDETTVQGWVEQARTMEYRITH from the coding sequence GTGTTCTATTTGATTCAACACCTATGGCTGTGCCTTATTCTTGCTGCCATTCTCGGAGCAGTCATCATGTGGTTGTTACGACATGCATTGATGACAGACAGAGTCAGTGAAGTACAGGCTGCCTGGCAACTGCGGTGGAATGGGCTTGAGCGAGAGCATTTACAGATAGCCAAAGAACTACAAGAGGCTTTGCGGCGAGCCTCGCTGGTGCCAGGACTTGAAACAGAACTCGCGAAGTTGCAGACCAATTACCAAACGCTTTCTGACCGTCATGTGGCGCTTGATGCCGATTGGAAACGTAAATGCGACACGTTGGAGAACGACTGGCGCGGAAAAGTGACCACCATAGAAAAAGAACGGACCGACCTGCAGCGGCAGCTTCAAGCCCAGGTACAAGAGCGCGATACGCTCAAGGTCAATCTTAATGAGTGTGGGCGACAACGGACAGCTCTCGAAGAGGAGGGGGTAACCGCCCAAGCTCAACTTGCCGACTGGGCGCGCCGCTTTGCTGCGTTGGAGCATGATGTTAGTAACGCTAAAGCACACGTAGTTACACTTACGAGTGAGCGGGACCGCTTACAGCAAGAGACTCGCACCGTTACGGAGCAGAGCCAAGCAGCGGAGGGCACTTTCCGACAGCGTGTCACAACGTTTGAACAAGAGTGCGAGCAGTTGAAGACGCAGTTGGCGAAAGCAACAGCGAGTGAGTCTGAATGGCGCGGGAAATGGCAAGAGAGTGAGGGAAAACACTCCGGTGCACAACAACAGATTGCTGGGCTGATGACGCGAGTTGAAGCAATGACGACGCTTGAAGCCAAATACAAAGCCGCAGAAGAACGTTTAGGGGGCGACATTGAGCGAATTGAGGGGATCGGTCCAGCTTTTGGTCAACGGCTTCGTGCCGCGGGTATTGCCTGGGTGGTGGATTTACTCGACCAGTGTTGCACTCCGGAGGGAAGAACGCAGGTCGCAGAGAAGACGAACTTTACCCCTCAGCAATTGCTGACCTGGGCGAACATGGCCGATCTACTGCGCCTTCCAGGAATGACTCCGGATTGGGCTGAACTTCTTCATGCTGCTGGTGTCGAGACGGTTAAAGAATTGAAGCAGCGCGTACCAGAGAATCTGCAGAAAAAAATGGCTGAGGTGAATGCTGCTGCAGAGCGGAGAATCTCACCTGCAGTGCCGGACGAGACGACTGTGCAGGGGTGGGTCGAACAGGCGAGGACGATGGAATATCGGATCACGCATTGA
- a CDS encoding transposase produces the protein MAKLMRRFGRQCRGQGKVFVHLVRQTETHLLRTGASVATLAQAAQAQVQTAPELTEDQQARWDVTLTLALEAHQQIVRQSRRLTHGKPLTQGKIVNAYDPTLAPICKGKSNCPTQFGRKPGILGEPATGFIFAARLPVGNPSDVSYVEPLVDQAQTACAKVTTRPAPAIHSLAGDLAVNDTALREQLHRRDILTVGIPHTVEPLTPTPSPEIIDAALTTADLHRTRTPRQVQLAYAAGYSRPVVESMIASLLSRGAGHLRYKGAHGARVQLLMAVMAHNAATVRRIRHGRLTPRAQKFRRLLHLKSFNLLKNRE, from the coding sequence TTGGCCAAGCTGATGCGCCGCTTTGGACGGCAGTGTCGCGGGCAGGGCAAAGTGTTTGTGCATTTGGTGCGGCAGACCGAAACGCACTTGCTGAGGACCGGCGCGTCCGTAGCAACGTTGGCCCAGGCCGCCCAGGCGCAGGTGCAAACCGCGCCCGAGCTGACCGAGGACCAGCAGGCCCGCTGGGACGTCACCTTGACGCTCGCGCTGGAGGCCCATCAACAGATTGTCCGCCAATCGCGGCGGCTGACGCACGGCAAGCCGTTGACACAGGGTAAAATTGTCAATGCCTACGATCCCACCCTTGCCCCGATTTGCAAAGGCAAGAGTAACTGTCCCACCCAGTTTGGGCGCAAGCCCGGGATTCTCGGTGAGCCCGCGACGGGGTTTATCTTTGCCGCGCGGCTGCCCGTGGGTAATCCCAGTGATGTCAGCTATGTCGAGCCTTTGGTCGACCAGGCCCAGACCGCGTGTGCCAAGGTCACCACGCGCCCGGCCCCGGCCATCCATTCGCTGGCAGGAGACCTGGCCGTCAACGACACCGCGCTGCGGGAGCAGCTGCACCGCCGCGACATCCTCACGGTTGGGATTCCCCACACGGTGGAGCCGCTCACGCCGACGCCCTCGCCTGAGATCATCGACGCCGCGCTGACCACGGCTGACTTGCACCGCACCCGCACGCCCCGCCAAGTGCAGCTCGCCTACGCAGCCGGCTACAGTCGGCCGGTGGTCGAGAGTATGATCGCCAGCCTGCTGAGTCGGGGGGCCGGACACCTGCGCTACAAAGGCGCGCACGGCGCGCGGGTGCAACTCCTGATGGCGGTGATGGCCCACAACGCGGCCACCGTCCGCCGGATCCGGCACGGGCGCCTGACGCCGCGCGCCCAGAAATTCCGCCGTTTGCTCCATCTCAAGTCCTTTAACCTATTGAAAAACAGAGAGTGA
- a CDS encoding BON domain-containing protein: MKPLLAIVAGLLGTGLLAYLCAAGHRNAIQQDLTDRTKAALAQSSVRELSVAVDGRELTLRGVVPSEEAKREAQKRAQKVYGVRTVTNLLEIRVPSPLLPSSPPPVETSPVVPPAASRTMPAPQAPKSAPEQRSPAQKSPVVTPSTPKPPVQKALTTSQREPLPSKGAPCQKMLEAALRDGQIQFESGKAVLRPQSYSALDRLAGAAKKCAGIDVEVSGHTDSRGTRSLNMKLSKERAQAVIAYLRRKGVPAQRLTAIAHGPSKPLASNTTDAGMRRNRRAEVTIKNVPQSAR, translated from the coding sequence ATGAAACCCCTCCTGGCAATAGTTGCAGGATTGCTCGGGACAGGCCTCCTCGCCTACCTCTGTGCCGCTGGTCACCGTAACGCAATCCAGCAGGATCTGACCGACCGCACAAAAGCTGCACTTGCGCAAAGCTCTGTGAGGGAGCTGTCTGTTGCGGTGGATGGTCGAGAATTGACGCTTCGTGGCGTTGTGCCGAGTGAGGAAGCAAAGCGCGAGGCTCAGAAGAGAGCGCAGAAGGTCTATGGTGTACGTACCGTCACCAATCTCCTCGAAATCCGAGTTCCGTCACCGCTCCTGCCTTCCTCACCGCCTCCGGTAGAAACATCACCTGTTGTACCTCCAGCCGCGTCTCGCACTATGCCTGCTCCGCAAGCGCCGAAATCTGCGCCTGAGCAAAGATCTCCTGCGCAGAAGTCGCCAGTGGTAACGCCATCCACACCAAAGCCCCCGGTGCAAAAAGCCCTAACAACATCACAACGCGAGCCGTTGCCGTCCAAGGGGGCGCCCTGTCAGAAAATGCTTGAGGCCGCGCTGCGGGATGGGCAGATACAATTTGAGTCCGGTAAAGCTGTCCTTCGACCTCAAAGCTATTCTGCTCTCGACCGCTTGGCAGGAGCAGCGAAAAAGTGCGCAGGGATAGACGTCGAAGTGAGCGGGCACACCGATTCCCGCGGCACTCGGTCGCTGAACATGAAGCTGAGTAAGGAGCGGGCACAAGCGGTCATTGCCTACCTGAGAAGAAAAGGTGTTCCGGCTCAACGTCTCACGGCCATTGCTCACGGTCCTTCCAAGCCGCTTGCCAGCAATACGACGGACGCTGGCATGCGACGGAACCGCCGTGCCGAAGTAACCATAAAGAACGTGCCACAGAGCGCTCGCTAG